Part of the Spiroplasma endosymbiont of Poecilobothrus nobilitatus genome is shown below.
AAAGTTTAAAATTAATTGGAGAACGGAAACGAAAAGAATATTTTTTAGGAAAAAAAGTACGAATTAGAGTAAAGAAAGCAAGTAAAAAATTACGGCAAATTGATTTTGAACTAGTTAATTAAGGAGTTGATATTAATGTTGACAATTACAATTAATAAAAAAGCACGGTATAATTATGAAATTATTGAAACCTATGAAGCTGGTATTGTTTTGACAGGCAGTGAGATTAAGTCAATTCGTAATAATGATGTATCAATTAATGAGGCGTTTGTTATTATTCAAAAAAATGAGGCCTTTGTTATCAATATGATAATTGCTCAATATAAATTTTCAACATCATATGCACCAGATGCTGATCGGACTAGAAAATTGCTTTTGCATAAAAAAGAAATTAAAAAGATTTTGCAACGGATTAAATTAGAACGTTTAACATTAGTGCCATTAAAGTTATATCTTAAAAATAATTATGCTAAATTAGAAATTGCTTTAGTCCGTGGAAAGAAGAATTATGATAAACGAGAAACAATTAAACAACGCGATAATGAGCGTTTACGTCGGAAATATTAATTTTTAATTTAAAGATAGTTATGATTTTAAACAGAAGGGAGGAACTTTATATATAAAGTTAAAACAAAAGAAGAGATAATTATAATAAATATGATTAATAATAAGGAAATATATTATTTTTTAGTTAATATATGAGTGTAAAACTGTTAGAAGTTATAATAAAAGTGTAAATAAGAGAGGAAGTAAGAAATGAAGTACGGGAGAAATAGTTACCGTTATTGTTGCTTCGTTATCATTCATAAGAACAATTATTTCTTCAATATTTACTTTTATTTCTAGTAAAAATAGTCAACTAAATGAAGTAAAAATTGATGAAATACATAAAAAGTTAATAGAAAATCATTCAAGAATAATGGAAATTCTAATAAACAAAGCATCTTCCACAATTGACAATGCGATTAATGGTTTTATAAAATTATTTAAACAAAGTAATAAAGATCAATCATATGAAAAAATGGTAGGGGAAATAACAAACTCAAATGAACCTGATATTAGTTAAAAAATGCTTATTAAAATAAAAAAGTCATATGAAATAATGATGTTTAGGAGGAAGAATTATGACTTATAAAGATAAAGAAAAATTACAAGCAAAATTTATTGATGGGTTTATTAAAAATGAATTTTATGATGTGGAATGGCAACACTTTTTAGGACACTTTTTATATAGACATTTGTTTTCTAAAAGTAACTGGAGATAAATAATTTAAACTGCCATGAATTCGAATATTGTTATATCAATGCACAAAATCAAAAAGTTCGTATTTTAATTGTGTTAAATTTTTAAATTTTTTACCCTTAATAAATTCAGTTTTAAAAGTTTTGTAAGTTGTTTCAGCCACAGCATTATCATAAGGGCAGCCTTTATTGCTTAATGATCTTTTAATATTAAAAGTTATTAAAATTTCATCAATGATTTTATTTTTAAACTCATTACCACGATCAGTATGAAATAGAGTTATTTGATTTAATGGTCGTGTTATTTTATGAAAAGCTTGTTGGACCATTTCGGCTGTTTTATTCGGACCAGCACTATAACCAATTATTTCACGATTAAACAAGTCAATTAATAAACAAATATAATGTCATTTAGCGCCAACTTGAACATATGTTAAATCACTAACAATAACTTCATTAGGTTTTTTGTTGTTAAATTGACGATTTAAAATATTATTAATTTGGTCATTATTGACTGTTGTTTTATGATTATGATATTTTAATTTGGTGTATTTAGAAACCAAATTATTTTTGATCATAAAGAATCTGATTTTTCGCCGCGATAAGATGATATCTTTTTTGTTTAAAATAACTTTAATTTTGCGAGCCCCATAAATTTTGCGACTTTTATTAAAGGCACTGATAATTTCTTGTTCATAATTATTAACTTGCTTGTTAATACATTTATTAGTTTGATAATAATACGTTGATTTTGATAAACCCAAAATCTTACATATTTTTCTTGCTGAATATTTTGTTTTGTTGTTATTAATTATTGTTATTTTTTGGCCATTATCAGTGCGGCTTGCTTTAAAATGTCATTTTCCATTTTCAAGTCTTTAAGTTCTTTTCGTAAAGTTATTATTTAATTTTCTTCTAGTGTGCGATTGTCTTTTGCTTTAAATGAACCAGAATTATTATAATTTTTAACTCAACTATAAATAGTTGGTTTTGGTAAATTATATTCTTGCCCTAGATTAATAACACTTTTACCATTTTTATATAGCATGACAATTTGTTTTTTAAATTCTTCAGAGTATGAAGTTTTATTTCCCATTTTTATATTCCTTCTTTCTTAATAATTTTATCTAATTTTGAAGTCTATATAATTATGGTCCTAATAATTGTAGCCTATCCATATTATTATCAAACTAATAAATGTATTAACAAGCAAGTTAATAATTATGAACAAGAAATTATCAGTGCCTTTAATAAAAGTCGCAAAATTTATGGGGCTCGCAAAATTAAAGTTATTTTAAACAGAAAAGATATCATCTTATCGCGGCGAAAAATCAGATTCTTTATGATCAAAAATAATTTGGTTTCTAAATACACCAAATTAAAATATCATAATCATAAAACAACAGTCAATAATGACCAAATTAATAATATTTTAAATCGTCAATTTAACAACAAAAAACCTAATGAAGTTATTGTTAGTGATTTAACATATGTTCAAGTTGGCGCTAAATGACATTATATTTGTTTATTAATTGACTTGTTTAATCGTGAAATAATTGGTTATAGTGCTGGGACGAATAAAACAGCCGAACTGGTCCAACAAGCTTTTCATAAAATAACACGACCATTAAATCAAATAACTCTATTTCATACTGATCGTGGTAATGAGTTTAAAAATAAAATCATTGATGAAATTTTAATAACTTTTAATATTAAAAGATCATTAAGCAATAAAGGCTGCCCTTATGATAATGCTGTGGATGAAACAACTTACAAAACTTTTAAAACTGAATTTATTAAGGGTAAAAAATTTAAAAATTTAACACAATTAAAATACGAACTTTTTGATTTTGTGCATTGATATAACAATATTCGAATTAATGGCAGTTTAAATTATTTATCTCCAGTTACTTTTAGAAAACAAATGTCTATATAAAAAGTGTCCTAAAAAGTGTTGCCATTCCAAGATAATAATTCAAAACAATTTATTTTTTTTGCAAAGTACTTTTTAAAAGAAATTAATAACAATATGATTAAAGAATGAGAAGAAAAAATTAATAATAAAAAATTAAGCAATGATGTGATAACATCTATTTCTAATTTTTATCATACATTGAAAAATAAATATAATTATCATATATCTAATTAAAAATTCTTCTTGCAAAATAAAAAGTTTTATAAGAAAAATTTTTAGTAATTAAATATTACAATATA
Proteins encoded:
- the smpB gene encoding SsrA-binding protein SmpB; this translates as MLTITINKKARYNYEIIETYEAGIVLTGSEIKSIRNNDVSINEAFVIIQKNEAFVINMIIAQYKFSTSYAPDADRTRKLLLHKKEIKKILQRIKLERLTLVPLKLYLKNNYAKLEIALVRGKKNYDKRETIKQRDNERLRRKY
- a CDS encoding IS3 family transposase, translating into MVLIIVAYPYYYQTNKCINKQVNNYEQEIISAFNKSRKIYGARKIKVILNRKDIILSRRKIRFFMIKNNLVSKYTKLKYHNHKTTVNNDQINNILNRQFNNKKPNEVIVSDLTYVQVGAKWHYICLLIDLFNREIIGYSAGTNKTAELVQQAFHKITRPLNQITLFHTDRGNEFKNKIIDEILITFNIKRSLSNKGCPYDNAVDETTYKTFKTEFIKGKKFKNLTQLKYELFDFVHWYNNIRINGSLNYLSPVTFRKQMSI